From Mucilaginibacter rubeus, a single genomic window includes:
- a CDS encoding metallophosphoesterase, with amino-acid sequence MIFKALSILFWIIIELLVDRYVLQGIRGAFQKWRLLQSKAFAIFYWTTSGLTIAALLTGGYITIAGTGVRAGCLLATFILLICKLTFILFIFADDIRRKIVLKRNKTAAATKIQATPETAPATATTTATSNTDSIPRSEFLLKAGLLAAAVPLAAIKTAMPKGSYDYHVLYQTMYLPNLPKAFDGLRIGQISDIHSGSFYNKKAVLGGVEMLLKEKTDLIFFTGDLVNGEATEMTDYQDIFSKVKAPLGVFSTLGNHDYGDYGYWSTLADKNKNHQDLIATHKNMGWDLLLNENRRLKIDGEEIGILGIENWSEYSRFPKYGRMDLAVKNTDDLPVKLLLSHDPSHWRAEVLPKYPQIDAMFAGHTHGMQFGVRTEHFQYSPIKYVYNEWAGHYQENMQQLYVNVGFGFVGLTGRVGILPEITIFTLKAGQDPSLLNS; translated from the coding sequence ATGATTTTTAAAGCGCTGAGTATTTTATTCTGGATCATAATTGAGCTGCTGGTTGACCGGTATGTTTTACAGGGCATCCGCGGCGCATTCCAAAAATGGCGATTGCTGCAATCAAAAGCATTCGCCATTTTTTATTGGACAACATCTGGGCTTACGATAGCCGCGCTTTTAACAGGCGGTTATATCACCATTGCCGGTACCGGCGTACGTGCCGGTTGCTTGCTGGCAACATTTATCCTGCTCATCTGCAAATTAACTTTTATACTGTTCATTTTTGCCGATGATATCAGACGAAAAATAGTACTAAAACGCAACAAAACTGCAGCTGCAACTAAAATTCAAGCCACTCCTGAAACAGCTCCTGCCACTGCCACTACTACTGCTACTTCGAACACTGATTCCATCCCCCGATCAGAGTTCCTTTTAAAAGCCGGGCTACTTGCTGCTGCAGTGCCACTGGCTGCAATTAAAACGGCAATGCCTAAGGGCTCCTATGATTATCATGTACTATATCAGACCATGTACCTGCCCAACCTGCCAAAGGCTTTTGACGGCCTAAGGATTGGGCAGATCTCAGATATTCATTCAGGCAGTTTTTATAACAAAAAAGCTGTACTTGGCGGCGTTGAAATGCTCTTAAAAGAAAAAACCGACCTGATATTTTTCACCGGAGATCTTGTTAACGGCGAAGCAACCGAAATGACAGATTACCAGGATATTTTCAGTAAGGTAAAAGCCCCGCTCGGTGTTTTCTCTACCCTTGGCAATCATGATTATGGCGATTATGGGTATTGGAGTACTCTCGCCGACAAGAATAAAAATCACCAGGATTTGATAGCTACCCATAAAAACATGGGCTGGGATCTGCTACTTAACGAAAACCGGAGGCTTAAGATTGATGGAGAAGAAATAGGCATATTAGGTATCGAAAACTGGAGTGAATACAGCAGGTTCCCGAAATACGGCCGAATGGATCTGGCAGTAAAAAATACCGATGATTTGCCGGTAAAGCTTTTGCTTTCGCATGATCCATCGCATTGGCGTGCCGAAGTATTACCAAAGTACCCGCAGATAGATGCCATGTTTGCCGGCCATACCCATGGGATGCAGTTTGGTGTACGCACCGAACACTTTCAATACAGCCCTATTAAATATGTTTATAACGAGTGGGCTGGCCATTATCAGGAAAATATGCAACAATTATATGTAAATGTTGGCTTTGGCTTTGTTGGCTTAACCGGCAGGGTTGGAATATTGCCGGAGATTACGATATTTACATTAAAAGCAGGTCAGGATCCATCACTACTAAATTCTTAA
- a CDS encoding UbiA family prenyltransferase — translation MKKLLQSVLDFLLFSNIFMSLCAVAQALLTFHLIGSKPVFPVLGLLFTSTLGIYNFCILITRPAKPQRSPYRRVRWFFAHYRLMVTFTIVSLLSLIPLFFIITTESKILLIFLSVLSFGYGLPLFSVGDHKFGLRNIPGLKPFLITLVWTMSCVLFPVLESMHNHLTDISMRDTTILIAKRFLFIGALTVPFDIRDLFDDRKVGLKTIPVVWGEKNAYLFCQVLLAGYIVLMFLFRQNGFSPDFFALTLTMFLTGWLIFKSAWEKNEYYYFFYMDGVLILQYVMVVAFSFLKYIPH, via the coding sequence ATGAAGAAATTATTACAATCTGTATTAGATTTCCTGCTCTTCAGTAATATTTTCATGTCGCTTTGTGCGGTTGCACAGGCATTGTTAACGTTCCACCTGATAGGGTCAAAACCGGTGTTCCCTGTTTTAGGTTTACTATTTACATCAACACTTGGCATTTATAATTTCTGTATCCTGATTACAAGGCCCGCTAAACCGCAACGCTCGCCATACAGAAGGGTACGCTGGTTCTTTGCGCATTACAGGTTGATGGTAACGTTTACCATTGTCTCGTTGTTGTCGCTGATTCCGCTGTTCTTTATCATCACCACCGAATCAAAGATCTTGCTCATATTTCTCAGCGTTTTATCCTTTGGCTACGGCTTGCCCTTATTTAGCGTAGGCGATCATAAATTTGGCTTAAGAAATATTCCCGGCTTAAAACCATTTTTGATAACCCTGGTATGGACCATGAGCTGTGTATTGTTTCCGGTACTGGAATCAATGCATAATCACCTTACGGATATTTCCATGCGCGACACTACAATACTTATAGCCAAACGCTTTTTGTTTATCGGCGCGCTAACAGTTCCTTTTGACATCCGTGACCTTTTCGACGACCGTAAAGTGGGCCTAAAAACCATCCCTGTAGTTTGGGGCGAGAAGAATGCCTACCTGTTTTGCCAGGTACTGCTTGCGGGCTACATAGTGCTGATGTTCCTGTTCAGGCAAAACGGGTTCAGTCCTGATTTTTTCGCGCTTACTCTTACCATGTTCCTTACTGGCTGGTTGATCTTTAAATCGGCCTGGGAAAAGAATGAATATTATTACTTTTTTTATATGGATGGCGTACTCATCCTGCAATATGTTATGGTGGTAGCGTTCAGTTTCCTCAAATACATTCCTCACTAA
- a CDS encoding class I SAM-dependent methyltransferase — MAANYNNSAWFYDRLSRLVYGRALINAQVYLLSFIPPASKILIAGGGTGWILEELTKIHPSSLDITYVEISANMTALSQKRQTGQNTVTFINDAIENVKLAAGFDVIITPFLFDNFVDETVDNVLNHLHNLLKSDGLWLNADFQLTGRWWQNVMLQSMFIFFRLLCGIEASRLPAIEKRFDAVGYNVIEDKTFFGDFIVARVYRKGI; from the coding sequence ATGGCTGCCAATTATAACAACTCGGCATGGTTTTATGACAGGCTTTCGAGGTTGGTATATGGCAGGGCATTAATAAACGCGCAGGTATATTTATTAAGCTTTATTCCCCCGGCAAGTAAAATACTCATAGCAGGTGGCGGCACGGGCTGGATCCTGGAAGAGCTTACCAAAATTCACCCTTCAAGCCTGGATATTACTTATGTGGAAATCTCGGCTAATATGACGGCTCTCTCGCAAAAACGCCAAACCGGCCAAAACACGGTTACGTTTATTAACGATGCTATCGAAAACGTTAAGCTTGCTGCTGGCTTTGACGTAATAATTACACCTTTTTTGTTTGATAATTTTGTGGATGAAACGGTTGATAATGTTTTAAACCATTTGCACAATCTGCTTAAATCCGATGGTCTCTGGCTCAACGCCGATTTTCAGCTTACAGGTCGCTGGTGGCAAAATGTAATGCTCCAAAGCATGTTTATTTTTTTCCGGCTGCTTTGCGGAATAGAAGCAAGCAGGCTCCCCGCCATCGAAAAGCGTTTTGACGCTGTTGGATATAACGTAATTGAGGATAAAACCTTTTTTGGAGATTTTATTGTGGCGAGGGTGTATAGGAAGGGTATATAA